One window of Streptomyces sp. SUK 48 genomic DNA carries:
- a CDS encoding cyclic nucleotide-binding domain-containing protein → MTKAIKLLTALPQAQRERLMELAEEVSFAEDSRIFEAGGTADRFWVIRSGAVHLDQQVTSRQRVTVATLGAGDLLGWSWLFPPYQWDFGSVAFSNVRAYEFDGPSVLALCVEDPLLGLSLVRSVAEILAHRLETTRGKLMDQYTLGRRSPL, encoded by the coding sequence ATGACCAAAGCGATAAAACTGCTGACCGCCCTGCCCCAGGCGCAGCGCGAACGCCTGATGGAGCTGGCCGAGGAGGTGTCCTTCGCGGAGGACAGCCGCATCTTCGAGGCGGGCGGCACGGCCGACCGGTTCTGGGTGATCCGCTCGGGGGCGGTCCATCTGGACCAGCAGGTCACCTCGCGGCAGCGGGTGACCGTGGCCACGCTCGGCGCGGGCGACCTGCTCGGCTGGTCCTGGCTCTTCCCGCCGTACCAGTGGGACTTCGGCTCGGTGGCCTTCTCCAATGTGCGGGCCTACGAGTTCGACGGGCCCTCCGTGCTCGCGCTGTGCGTGGAGGACCCGCTGCTCGGGCTGTCCCTGGTGCGCTCGGTCGCCGAGATCCTCGCCCACCGCCTGGAGACCACCCGCGGCAAGCTGATGGACCAGTACACGCTGGGCCGCCGCAGCCCGCTGTAG
- a CDS encoding MFS transporter, whose amino-acid sequence MNTSESSTETGDDAPAAEPPPHRGWRRWAMDTRPLRIPAYRRLWSSTIVTSVGSQLTAVAVPKQIYDITHSSAWVGYASLAGLVPMVLFALWGGAVADTVDRRKLLLWTNIGIAVTSLLFWAQAATKLDSVVVLMVLLALQQAFFGLNAPARNASIARLVPAAELPAANALSSTVMQTGLVAGPLLAGVLIPVIGLPELYLIDALALCVTVWAVFRLPALPPLGDAPTRRAGVREIAEGFRYISRHKVLLLSFLADIVAMVFGMPRALFPQLAAQTYHAWGAGLALGVLFAGIPVGAVLGGLFSGAFSRARRHGWMVIGAVVAWGAAIACFGLSGNLWLALAFLAAAGVADMVSMVFRGAILLSAATDEMRGRMQGVFTVVVAGGPRLADVLHGTAGAVFGPRGAVAGGGVLVVVLMLALAAAVPALRRYRI is encoded by the coding sequence GTGAACACCAGCGAGAGCAGTACCGAGACCGGCGACGACGCCCCGGCGGCCGAGCCCCCGCCCCACCGCGGCTGGCGCCGCTGGGCGATGGACACCCGCCCGCTGCGCATCCCCGCCTACCGGCGCCTGTGGTCCTCGACCATCGTGACCTCCGTCGGCAGCCAGCTCACCGCCGTCGCCGTGCCCAAGCAGATCTACGACATCACGCACTCCTCCGCCTGGGTCGGCTACGCCAGCCTCGCCGGGCTCGTGCCCATGGTGCTGTTCGCGCTGTGGGGCGGCGCGGTGGCGGACACCGTCGACCGGCGCAAGCTGCTGCTGTGGACCAACATCGGGATCGCGGTCACCTCGCTGCTGTTCTGGGCGCAGGCCGCCACCAAGCTGGACTCCGTGGTGGTCCTGATGGTGCTGCTCGCGCTCCAGCAGGCGTTCTTCGGCCTGAACGCCCCGGCCCGCAACGCCTCCATCGCCCGGCTGGTCCCGGCCGCGGAACTGCCCGCGGCCAACGCGCTCAGCTCCACCGTGATGCAGACCGGCCTGGTGGCGGGCCCGCTGCTGGCCGGTGTGCTCATCCCGGTCATCGGCCTGCCCGAGCTGTACCTCATCGACGCCCTCGCGCTGTGCGTCACCGTGTGGGCCGTCTTCCGGCTGCCCGCGCTGCCCCCGCTCGGCGACGCCCCCACGCGCCGCGCCGGGGTGCGCGAGATAGCCGAGGGCTTCCGCTACATATCCCGGCACAAGGTGCTGCTGCTGTCCTTCCTCGCCGACATCGTCGCCATGGTGTTCGGCATGCCCCGTGCCCTGTTCCCGCAGCTGGCCGCGCAGACCTACCACGCCTGGGGCGCGGGCCTCGCGCTCGGTGTGCTGTTCGCCGGCATCCCGGTCGGCGCGGTGCTCGGCGGCCTGTTCTCGGGCGCCTTCTCCCGCGCCCGGCGGCACGGCTGGATGGTCATCGGGGCCGTCGTCGCCTGGGGCGCGGCCATCGCCTGCTTCGGGCTCAGCGGCAACCTCTGGCTCGCCCTCGCCTTCCTCGCCGCGGCCGGTGTCGCCGACATGGTCTCCATGGTGTTCCGCGGCGCGATCCTGCTGTCCGCCGCGACCGACGAGATGCGCGGCCGGATGCAGGGCGTGTTCACGGTCGTGGTGGCCGGCGGCCCCCGCCTCGCGGACGTGCTGCACGGCACCGCCGGCGCCGTGTTCGGACCGCGCGGGGCGGTGGCGGGCGGCGGCGTGCTGGTCGTCGTCCTGATGCTGGCCCTGGCGGCGGCGGTGCCCGCGCTGCGGCGCTACCGGATCTGA
- a CDS encoding NAD(P)/FAD-dependent oxidoreductase: MDTVTRPRILVVGAGFAGVECVRRLERKLAPDEADVTLVTPLSYQLYLPLLPQVASGVLTPQSIALSLRRSRRYRTRILPGGAIGVDLKAKVCVVRTITDKIVNEPYDYIVLAPGSVTRTFDIPGLTEHAFGMKTLAEAAYIRDHVISQLDLADASDDPAERAARLQFVVVGGGYAGTETAACLQRLTHAAVRRYPRLDPGLIRWHLIDIAPRLMPELGDKLGRSAQEILRRRGIDVSLGVSIEKAGAEEVTFTDGRVVPTHTLIWTAGVVASPLIATLGAETVRGRLAVDPELTVPGQDGVFALGDSAAVPDLAKGQEGAVCPPTAQHASRQGKRVAENVIATLRGEPLQPYHHKDLGLVVDLGGKDAVSKPLGIELRGMPAQAVARGYHWSALRTGVAKARVMTNWTLNALAGDDFVRTGFQARKPARLKDFEFTDSYLTPEQVRARVEGGVNSP; this comes from the coding sequence ATGGACACCGTGACACGACCCAGGATCCTGGTGGTCGGCGCAGGCTTCGCCGGAGTCGAGTGCGTTCGCCGCCTGGAGCGGAAGCTCGCCCCCGACGAGGCCGACGTCACCCTGGTGACGCCCCTCTCCTACCAGCTCTATCTGCCCCTGCTGCCCCAGGTCGCCTCCGGTGTGCTGACACCGCAGTCGATCGCGCTCTCCCTGCGCCGCAGCCGCCGGTACCGCACCCGCATCCTGCCGGGCGGCGCGATCGGCGTGGACCTGAAGGCCAAGGTCTGTGTCGTGCGCACCATCACCGACAAGATCGTCAACGAGCCGTACGACTACATCGTGCTGGCCCCGGGCAGCGTAACCCGCACCTTCGACATCCCGGGCCTGACCGAGCACGCCTTCGGCATGAAGACGCTCGCCGAGGCGGCGTACATCCGCGACCACGTCATCTCCCAGCTGGACCTCGCCGACGCCAGCGACGACCCGGCCGAACGGGCCGCGCGGCTCCAGTTCGTGGTGGTCGGCGGCGGGTACGCCGGCACCGAGACCGCCGCCTGCCTCCAGCGGCTCACGCACGCCGCCGTACGGCGCTATCCCCGCCTGGACCCCGGGCTGATCCGCTGGCATCTGATCGACATCGCGCCCAGGCTGATGCCCGAACTGGGCGACAAGCTCGGCCGCAGCGCGCAGGAGATCCTGCGGCGGCGCGGCATCGACGTGTCCCTCGGGGTGTCGATCGAGAAGGCCGGGGCGGAGGAGGTCACCTTCACCGACGGCCGGGTGGTGCCGACGCACACCCTGATCTGGACCGCCGGGGTGGTGGCCAGCCCGCTGATCGCCACGCTGGGCGCGGAGACGGTCCGCGGCCGGCTCGCCGTCGATCCCGAGCTGACCGTGCCCGGGCAGGACGGGGTGTTCGCGCTCGGCGACTCGGCCGCCGTGCCCGATCTCGCCAAGGGCCAGGAGGGCGCGGTCTGCCCGCCGACCGCGCAGCACGCCTCGCGTCAGGGCAAGCGGGTCGCCGAGAACGTCATCGCGACCCTGCGCGGCGAGCCCCTCCAGCCGTACCACCACAAGGATCTGGGCCTGGTCGTGGACCTCGGTGGCAAGGACGCCGTGTCCAAGCCGCTCGGTATCGAGCTGCGCGGGATGCCGGCGCAGGCGGTGGCCCGCGGCTACCACTGGTCGGCGCTGCGCACCGGCGTGGCCAAGGCCCGGGTGATGACCAACTGGACGCTGAACGCGCTGGCCGGCGACGATTTCGTGCGCACCGGCTTCCAGGCCCGCAAGCCCGCCCGGCTGAAGGACTTCGAGTTCACGGACTCGTATCTGACGCCGGAGCAGGTACGGGCCCGGGTGGAGGGCGGCGTCAACAGCCCCTGA
- a CDS encoding ATP-binding protein, translating to MTTEPRGDETPPSEETYEREFSFAGELRNVTEARLAAEDFLGALARVAPPGEHEYWDDILLVVTELAANVIQYAPGPFDLRMRRTFDGVHVTMRDTSTTRPEPRPFHPRTGGGGIGWHLVHTLCSQVSVVVHDAGKDIHVFLPW from the coding sequence ATGACGACGGAGCCGCGTGGGGACGAGACACCGCCTTCGGAGGAGACGTACGAGCGTGAGTTCTCCTTCGCGGGTGAACTGCGCAACGTCACGGAGGCGCGGCTCGCCGCGGAGGACTTCCTGGGCGCACTGGCCCGGGTCGCGCCGCCCGGCGAGCACGAATACTGGGACGACATCCTGCTGGTGGTGACCGAACTCGCCGCCAACGTCATCCAGTACGCGCCCGGCCCGTTCGATCTGCGGATGCGGCGCACCTTCGACGGGGTGCATGTGACGATGCGCGACACCAGCACCACCAGACCAGAACCCCGGCCCTTCCACCCGCGCACGGGCGGCGGCGGCATCGGCTGGCACCTGGTGCACACGCTGTGCAGCCAGGTCAGTGTGGTGGTGCACGACGCCGGCAAGGACATCCATGTGTTCCTGCCCTGGTGA
- a CDS encoding DUF6480 family protein, producing MSHVSPDPDPESTTGLEPGGSVPPGETPPAESSMPQAAVRERGATQRGWAKAPLALILTLVVLFAAFFLVYALILIR from the coding sequence ATGAGCCATGTGAGCCCCGATCCGGATCCCGAGAGCACCACCGGACTCGAACCCGGTGGCTCGGTGCCGCCCGGCGAGACCCCGCCCGCGGAGAGCAGCATGCCCCAGGCCGCCGTGCGCGAGCGGGGCGCCACCCAGCGCGGCTGGGCCAAGGCCCCGCTGGCGCTGATCCTGACGCTCGTGGTGCTGTTCGCCGCGTTCTTCCTGGTGTACGCCCTGATCCTGATCCGCTGA
- a CDS encoding FUSC family protein, which translates to MRAAGRSGRVRIWDRVAAWDPGLIRLTAGLRTVVSIALTLAVLAAFGAPVPLLVAGAIAAMVATFAIREKQRHQQALTLAIGLPVALVSVTLGTLLSRYVVVGDLFFVALMFSAVYSRRFGDRGHALGLIGFQTYFLSLFVHATPELLPQLYGVVAAAFGCAALARFVLLPQTPAGTLDRLRQAFRARLAQLIDTQIELLDAGPEDAEKVLEELRTGTARLHETALLIQGRLEDGTSDETMARLLQRRIADAEIAAERLGLLLLTARSAERTDTLTLHLPGAPLPSGGELPVRDEARAELRRDLKALRLLALRPAGEAAGTALAHVRNRLLGYREEENLPQAAPAVQDVFRGLGETARAALGLRLALDGPQDDSEDSPATARSREELDAEDVAIEISEEIQPKETEPGGLRRPTTRAAVQIAVGSSLAILGGELLSSQRWYWAVLTCWIVFINTASTGEILVKGYRRLLGTVLGVIAGIGLAGLVGHHTWTAFALVLLLVFAMFYTAPLSYTLMSFFVTAALGLLYTLLNTYTAAVLVLRIEETALGAACGVIAAAVVLPIHTDRRTNELLVEVLDHLAQVTRGAVDQLSGGWGGDLVEQARELDQALADLRSATQPLTHPITPMRARRNTARYVVALLETCAYHGRSLAATAELLPTHPSIAADPRLRAATARIVRNIETIAAQVADPRAEGEIETGSSIASMLEPGTLRTPRYGRVTDRVLRHLQRLDEAVSGLARPLGLRPEASPAKKR; encoded by the coding sequence GTGAGGGCAGCGGGACGGTCGGGGCGGGTACGGATCTGGGACCGGGTCGCGGCATGGGATCCCGGGCTGATCAGACTGACCGCGGGGCTGCGCACGGTCGTCTCGATCGCCCTCACCCTCGCCGTGCTCGCCGCGTTCGGCGCCCCGGTGCCGCTGCTGGTCGCCGGGGCCATCGCGGCGATGGTCGCCACGTTCGCGATCCGCGAGAAGCAACGCCACCAGCAGGCCCTCACGCTCGCGATCGGGCTGCCGGTGGCGCTCGTCTCGGTCACCCTGGGCACCCTGCTGAGCCGGTACGTCGTCGTGGGTGACCTGTTCTTCGTCGCCCTCATGTTCAGCGCGGTCTACAGCCGCCGGTTCGGCGACCGCGGTCACGCGCTCGGGCTGATCGGCTTCCAGACGTACTTCCTCTCCCTGTTCGTGCACGCGACCCCGGAGCTGCTGCCGCAGCTGTACGGCGTCGTCGCGGCGGCGTTCGGCTGCGCCGCGCTGGCCCGGTTCGTGCTGCTGCCGCAGACCCCGGCGGGCACCCTTGACCGGCTGCGGCAGGCGTTCCGGGCCCGGCTCGCGCAGCTGATCGACACCCAGATCGAGCTGCTGGACGCGGGGCCCGAGGACGCGGAGAAGGTCCTGGAGGAGCTGCGCACCGGCACCGCGCGGCTGCACGAGACGGCGCTGCTGATCCAGGGCCGGCTGGAGGACGGCACCTCCGACGAGACGATGGCCCGGCTGCTCCAGCGCCGGATCGCGGACGCCGAGATCGCCGCGGAACGGCTCGGTCTGCTGCTGCTCACGGCCCGCAGCGCCGAGCGCACGGACACCCTCACACTGCATCTGCCGGGCGCCCCGCTGCCCTCGGGCGGCGAGCTGCCGGTGCGGGACGAGGCCAGGGCCGAACTGCGCCGGGATCTCAAGGCGCTGCGGCTGCTGGCGCTGCGCCCGGCCGGCGAGGCCGCGGGCACCGCGCTCGCGCATGTACGCAACCGGCTGCTCGGCTATCGCGAGGAGGAGAACCTGCCGCAGGCCGCCCCGGCCGTGCAGGACGTCTTCCGCGGCCTCGGTGAGACGGCGCGTGCCGCGCTGGGCCTGCGGCTCGCGCTCGACGGGCCGCAGGACGATTCCGAGGACTCCCCCGCCACCGCCCGCTCCCGTGAGGAGCTGGACGCGGAGGACGTCGCGATCGAGATCAGCGAGGAGATCCAGCCCAAGGAGACGGAGCCGGGCGGGCTGCGCCGGCCCACCACCCGGGCCGCCGTGCAGATCGCCGTCGGCTCCTCGCTGGCCATCCTCGGTGGCGAGCTGCTGTCCAGCCAGCGCTGGTACTGGGCGGTGCTGACCTGCTGGATCGTGTTCATCAACACCGCGTCCACCGGGGAGATCCTGGTCAAGGGCTACCGGCGGCTGCTCGGTACGGTCCTCGGTGTGATCGCCGGTATCGGGCTCGCCGGTCTGGTCGGGCACCACACCTGGACGGCGTTCGCGCTGGTGCTGCTGCTGGTGTTCGCGATGTTCTACACCGCGCCGCTGTCGTACACGCTGATGTCGTTCTTCGTGACGGCCGCGCTGGGCCTGCTGTACACGCTGCTGAACACCTACACCGCGGCCGTGCTGGTGCTGCGGATCGAGGAGACGGCGCTGGGCGCGGCCTGCGGCGTGATCGCGGCCGCGGTGGTGCTGCCGATCCACACGGACCGGCGGACGAACGAGCTGCTGGTCGAGGTCCTCGACCATCTCGCGCAGGTCACCCGGGGCGCGGTGGACCAGCTCAGCGGCGGGTGGGGCGGCGATCTGGTGGAACAGGCGCGGGAGTTGGACCAGGCACTGGCCGATCTGCGCTCCGCCACCCAGCCGCTGACGCATCCGATCACCCCGATGCGGGCCCGGCGCAACACCGCCCGCTATGTGGTGGCACTGCTGGAGACCTGCGCCTACCACGGACGGTCCCTCGCGGCGACGGCGGAGCTGCTGCCCACGCACCCCTCGATCGCGGCGGACCCCCGGCTGCGCGCGGCGACCGCGCGGATCGTGCGGAACATCGAGACGATCGCCGCCCAGGTGGCGGACCCGCGCGCGGAGGGGGAGATCGAGACCGGCTCCAGCATCGCCTCGATGCTGGAGCCGGGGACCCTGCGCACACCGCGCTACGGCCGGGTGACCGACCGGGTGCTGCGGCATCTGCAACGCCTGGACGAGGCGGTCTCCGGTCTCGCGCGCCCGCTGGGGCTGCGACCGGAGGCATCGCCCGCGAAGAAGCGGTGA
- a CDS encoding SigB/SigF/SigG family RNA polymerase sigma factor: MLTDMSTGRPGTPDPAPHTARRSHDDAPETAELFTRLADLDEGPERDALRDELVAAWLPMAHRIAGRFRDRGESVEDLRQVAALGLVKAVDRYDPSRGAFESYAVPTITGEVKRHFRDRMWALRVPRRVQELRNRVRVARRELTQNPGSPEPTNAAIAAHTGLTEDEVAAGLEALESFSTLSLDAELATGDDGYSLADTLGATDTSYDIVVDREAAKEGLRRLPERERAILYMRFFEDMTQSRIADQLGISQMHVSRLISRSCARVRDEAVGRRSGGAE, encoded by the coding sequence ATGCTGACCGATATGTCGACAGGCCGTCCCGGCACGCCCGACCCCGCCCCTCACACCGCGCGCCGGAGCCATGACGACGCCCCGGAGACCGCGGAACTGTTCACCCGTCTCGCCGATCTGGACGAGGGTCCCGAGCGGGACGCCCTGCGCGATGAACTGGTCGCCGCCTGGCTGCCCATGGCGCACCGCATCGCCGGCCGGTTCCGCGATCGCGGCGAGTCCGTGGAGGATCTGCGCCAGGTGGCGGCGCTGGGCCTGGTCAAGGCCGTCGACCGGTACGACCCCTCGCGCGGCGCCTTCGAGAGCTATGCCGTGCCGACCATCACCGGCGAGGTCAAGCGCCACTTCCGGGACCGGATGTGGGCGCTGCGGGTGCCCCGCCGGGTGCAGGAACTGCGCAACCGGGTGCGGGTGGCCCGCCGGGAGCTGACCCAGAACCCGGGCAGCCCCGAACCCACCAATGCCGCGATCGCCGCCCACACCGGGCTCACCGAGGACGAGGTCGCCGCGGGCCTGGAGGCGCTGGAGAGCTTCAGCACCCTGTCGCTGGACGCCGAACTGGCCACCGGCGACGACGGCTACAGCCTCGCCGACACCCTGGGCGCCACCGACACGTCGTACGACATCGTCGTCGACCGGGAGGCCGCCAAGGAGGGCCTGCGCCGGCTGCCCGAGCGTGAGCGGGCCATCCTCTACATGCGTTTCTTCGAGGACATGACGCAGAGCCGCATCGCCGATCAGCTGGGCATCTCCCAGATGCATGTCTCCCGGCTGATCAGCCGCAGCTGCGCCCGCGTCCGCGACGAGGCGGTGGGCCGCCGCTCCGGCGGCGCCGAGTGA
- a CDS encoding LysE family transporter encodes MNHTALTAAVAGFGTGLSLIVAIGAQNAFVLRQGVRRDAVLAVVGICALSDALLIALGVGGVGAVVVAWPGAVRAVGIVGGVFLLCYGVLAARRVVRPSGTGLAAAGDAAGSLRRAVLTCLAMTWLNPHVYLDTVFLLGSLAADRGPLRWTFGLGAAFASLCWFTALGFGARLLGRWLARPGAWRLLDGLVALTMLVLGVSLLVGG; translated from the coding sequence ATGAACCACACCGCCCTGACCGCCGCGGTCGCCGGCTTCGGCACCGGCCTGTCCCTGATCGTCGCCATCGGCGCCCAGAACGCCTTCGTCCTGCGCCAGGGGGTGCGCCGGGACGCCGTACTCGCCGTGGTCGGCATCTGCGCCCTGTCCGACGCGCTGCTCATCGCGCTCGGCGTGGGCGGCGTCGGCGCGGTCGTGGTGGCCTGGCCGGGCGCGGTCCGGGCGGTCGGCATCGTCGGCGGCGTCTTCCTGCTCTGCTACGGCGTGCTGGCCGCCCGCCGTGTCGTGCGGCCCTCCGGGACCGGACTGGCCGCGGCGGGCGACGCGGCCGGGTCGCTGCGCCGGGCCGTGCTCACCTGTCTCGCCATGACCTGGCTCAATCCGCACGTCTACCTGGACACCGTCTTCCTGCTGGGCTCGCTCGCCGCCGACCGAGGTCCGCTGCGCTGGACCTTCGGGCTCGGCGCCGCGTTCGCCAGCCTGTGCTGGTTCACCGCGCTCGGCTTCGGCGCTCGGCTGCTCGGCCGCTGGCTGGCCCGGCCCGGCGCCTGGCGGCTCCTGGACGGTCTGGTGGCTCTCACCATGCTCGTCCTGGGCGTCTCCCTGCTCGTCGGAGGCTGA
- a CDS encoding glutamate--cysteine ligase — MRTVGVEEELLLVDPDSGDPKALAAPVLARADRDDPGQDVFEKELFGQMLEFATHPQSDMADLGDEIVRCRKEAARHAGQIGCAVAALATSPLPVSPSLTVNERYQWLSERYGIGARDQLVCGCHVHVSVESDEEGAAVLDRLRPWLPVLTAISANSPFWQGHDSGYESYRSRVWSRWPSAGPTELFGSPEGYHRRVADMVATGVILDEGMVYFDARLSARYPTVEVRVSDVCLRADTALLVATLTRGLVETAARDWRAGRPAPDRSVSLLRLASWQAARSGLDEKLLDPVSLRPRPAARVLYALLDTVGDALDAYGDTDRAEKGVEDLLRHGNGAREQRRIVEGGGTLRDVVTECVRSTQE, encoded by the coding sequence GTGCGCACGGTCGGAGTGGAGGAGGAGCTTCTTCTGGTCGATCCGGACAGCGGCGACCCGAAGGCGCTGGCGGCGCCCGTGCTGGCACGGGCCGACCGGGACGATCCCGGGCAGGACGTGTTCGAGAAGGAACTGTTCGGGCAGATGCTGGAGTTCGCCACTCATCCGCAGTCGGACATGGCGGACCTCGGCGACGAGATCGTGCGCTGCCGCAAGGAGGCGGCCCGGCACGCCGGGCAGATCGGCTGCGCGGTCGCCGCGCTCGCCACCTCGCCGCTGCCGGTGAGCCCCTCCCTCACCGTGAACGAGCGCTATCAGTGGCTGTCCGAGCGCTATGGCATCGGCGCCCGTGACCAGTTGGTCTGCGGCTGCCATGTGCATGTGTCGGTGGAGTCCGACGAGGAGGGCGCCGCGGTCCTGGACCGGCTGCGGCCCTGGCTCCCGGTGCTCACCGCGATCAGCGCCAACTCCCCCTTCTGGCAAGGCCATGACAGCGGCTACGAGAGCTATCGCAGCCGGGTGTGGTCGCGCTGGCCCTCGGCCGGACCGACCGAGCTGTTCGGCTCGCCGGAGGGCTATCACCGGCGGGTGGCGGACATGGTGGCGACCGGGGTGATCCTGGACGAGGGCATGGTCTACTTCGACGCGCGGCTGTCGGCGAGATATCCGACGGTCGAGGTCCGGGTCTCGGACGTGTGTCTGCGCGCGGACACCGCGCTGCTCGTCGCGACCCTGACCCGGGGCCTGGTGGAGACCGCCGCCCGGGACTGGCGGGCGGGACGGCCGGCGCCCGACCGCAGCGTGAGCCTTTTGCGGCTCGCCTCCTGGCAGGCGGCGCGTTCGGGACTCGACGAGAAGCTGCTCGATCCCGTTTCCCTGCGGCCCCGGCCCGCCGCGCGGGTGCTGTACGCGCTGCTGGACACCGTCGGGGACGCGCTCGACGCCTACGGGGACACGGACCGCGCCGAGAAGGGCGTGGAGGATCTGCTCCGGCACGGCAACGGCGCGCGCGAGCAGCGGCGGATCGTGGAGGGCGGCGGCACCCTGCGGGACGTCGTCACGGAGTGCGTGCGCTCCACGCAGGAGTGA
- a CDS encoding ATP-binding protein translates to MPETYSIPVGEAHHRPPCRPADARRTVRRVVAERCRARHQPLGPGAMDDALLVTSELTTNAILHGGGITGFDVDVDSAGVRVSVSDHSTDLPVMRTPAPGHVQRHGRGWPIVCHLARDVRVSELPCGGKRITAVVPLA, encoded by the coding sequence ATGCCAGAAACGTACTCCATACCCGTCGGCGAGGCCCACCACCGGCCGCCGTGCCGACCGGCCGACGCCCGTCGCACGGTACGGCGCGTGGTCGCCGAACGCTGCCGGGCCCGTCACCAGCCGCTCGGCCCGGGAGCCATGGACGACGCGCTCCTGGTCACCTCCGAGCTCACCACCAACGCGATCCTGCACGGCGGCGGCATCACCGGCTTCGACGTCGACGTCGACTCCGCCGGGGTCCGGGTCTCGGTCAGCGACCACAGCACCGACCTCCCGGTCATGCGGACGCCCGCGCCCGGCCATGTCCAGCGCCACGGCCGGGGCTGGCCGATCGTCTGCCACCTCGCCCGCGACGTACGGGTCAGCGAACTGCCCTGCGGCGGCAAGCGCATCACCGCGGTGGTCCCGCTGGCGTGA